One Candidatus Krumholzibacteriia bacterium genomic region harbors:
- a CDS encoding Bax inhibitor-1/YccA family protein: MPASAADERMTISGTVNKSFLLLALVLLTANFTWSKFDASSQESIARTLPQVQPWMIGGIIGGLVTALATVFKKHWAMYTAPAYALFQGLALGGISAIFEAQFPGIVIQAVGLTFGTALCLLLAYRSGLIRATENFKLGVAAATGGIFVIYMVSFVLGFFGTSIPFIHESGIIGIGFSLFVVVIAALNLVLDFDFIETGAERGAPKFLEWYGAFGLMVTLIWLYLEMLRLLAKLRGRE, from the coding sequence GTGCCCGCGTCCGCGGCCGACGAACGGATGACGATCTCCGGAACGGTCAACAAGTCCTTCCTCCTGCTGGCACTGGTGCTGCTCACGGCGAACTTCACGTGGTCGAAGTTCGACGCCTCCTCCCAGGAATCGATCGCGCGCACCCTGCCGCAGGTGCAGCCCTGGATGATCGGCGGGATCATCGGCGGACTGGTGACCGCACTGGCCACGGTGTTCAAGAAGCACTGGGCCATGTACACCGCGCCGGCCTACGCTCTCTTCCAGGGGCTGGCACTGGGTGGGATCTCGGCGATCTTCGAAGCACAGTTCCCCGGCATCGTGATCCAGGCCGTCGGGCTCACGTTCGGAACCGCACTCTGCCTGCTGCTCGCCTACCGTTCGGGCTTGATCCGGGCCACCGAGAACTTCAAGCTCGGCGTCGCCGCCGCCACGGGCGGCATCTTCGTGATCTACATGGTGTCCTTCGTGCTCGGCTTCTTCGGCACCTCGATCCCCTTCATCCACGAGAGCGGGATCATCGGGATCGGCTTCAGCCTGTTCGTCGTGGTGATCGCCGCGCTGAATCTCGTGCTCGACTTCGACTTCATCGAGACCGGGGCCGAGCGCGGTGCCCCGAAGTTCCTGGAGTGGTACGGCGCCTTCGGGCTCATGGTCACGTTGATCTGGTTGTACCTCGAGATGCTCCGGCTGTTGGCGAAGCTCCGTGGCCGCGAGTGA
- the tyrA gene encoding bifunctional chorismate mutase/prephenate dehydrogenase, with product MSDELDRLRAEIDRVDGGLIEILADRARLTERVGETKRELGLPLYVPEREAALFGERRRRARERGLDPDLVEDLLRRMIRDSYSAQENRFPATGDPERPVVVVGGAGALGRCLGGLFRRSGYTVRDLEKGDWSRASEVCDGAQLVLVSVPIDRTVGVVGDLPPLPGDCVLADVTSVKSEPLRAMLDAHAGPVVGLHPMFGPDVRSLAKQVVVVCEGRSSDRCRWLLDQFVLWGAALREETPAGHDRAMATVQAMRHFTTLVYGAFLEEIDADLDELLRLSSPIYRLELGMVGRLFAQNPELYTDIMLSSAELPELAATYRQVFDEVSADLEDERRERVIERFEGVQRHFGERAERLFHECGDLLRKAHDARDPSTG from the coding sequence GTGAGCGACGAACTCGATCGCCTGCGGGCGGAGATCGATCGTGTCGACGGTGGCCTGATCGAGATCCTGGCCGACAGGGCCAGGCTGACCGAACGGGTCGGCGAGACCAAGCGAGAACTCGGCCTGCCCCTCTATGTCCCCGAGCGCGAGGCCGCTCTCTTCGGCGAGCGTCGCCGACGTGCCCGTGAACGGGGGTTGGATCCCGATCTGGTGGAGGACCTCCTCCGGCGCATGATCCGGGATTCGTACTCCGCGCAGGAGAACCGATTCCCGGCCACCGGTGACCCGGAGCGGCCGGTGGTGGTGGTGGGGGGTGCCGGTGCCCTGGGCCGCTGCCTCGGGGGTCTCTTCCGCCGTTCCGGCTACACCGTCCGTGACCTCGAGAAGGGAGACTGGTCCCGGGCGTCGGAAGTCTGTGACGGTGCGCAGCTCGTCCTGGTGAGTGTCCCCATCGATCGGACGGTCGGAGTCGTCGGCGATCTCCCGCCGCTGCCGGGCGACTGCGTGCTGGCCGACGTGACGAGCGTCAAGAGCGAGCCCCTGCGCGCGATGCTGGACGCGCATGCCGGACCGGTGGTCGGCCTCCACCCCATGTTCGGTCCCGACGTGCGGAGTCTCGCGAAGCAGGTGGTGGTGGTCTGCGAGGGCCGGTCTTCCGATCGGTGCCGCTGGTTGCTCGACCAGTTCGTGCTCTGGGGGGCGGCCCTGCGCGAGGAGACGCCGGCGGGTCACGACCGGGCGATGGCCACGGTGCAGGCCATGCGGCACTTCACGACGCTCGTCTACGGGGCCTTCCTCGAGGAGATCGACGCCGACCTCGACGAACTCCTGCGGCTGAGCTCACCCATCTACCGCCTGGAACTCGGAATGGTCGGGCGACTCTTCGCCCAGAACCCCGAGTTGTACACCGACATCATGCTCTCGTCGGCCGAGCTCCCCGAGCTGGCCGCGACCTACCGGCAGGTCTTCGACGAGGTGAGCGCCGATCTCGAGGACGAGCGTCGGGAGAGGGTGATCGAACGCTTCGAGGGGGTGCAGCGTCATTTCGGGGAGCGGGCCGAGCGCCTCTTCCACGAGTGCGGTGACCTGCTGCGCAAGGCCCACGACGCGAGGGATCCCTCCACCGGATGA
- a CDS encoding succinate dehydrogenase/fumarate reductase iron-sulfur subunit — MKLKLHIWRQDGPGAPGKFHDYQLDDVSPDMSFLEMLDVLNEDLQERGEEPVTFDHDCREGICGTCGMVINGSPHGPKKMTTTCQLHMRSFSDGDELWIEPWRASAFPVVRDLMVDRSSFDRIIEAGGYVSVNTGGVVDANAIPIQKPVADRAFDAATCIGCGACVAACPNASASLFTAAKVAHLGMLPQGQPERLQRGQEMVTQMDDEGFGHCTNHGECEAACPKGISVDFIALMNRDLARGVTRQPIEH; from the coding sequence ATGAAGCTGAAGTTGCACATCTGGCGTCAGGACGGCCCCGGAGCACCCGGGAAGTTCCACGACTACCAGCTCGACGACGTCTCGCCCGACATGTCCTTCCTCGAGATGCTCGACGTCCTCAACGAGGACCTGCAGGAGCGGGGCGAGGAACCGGTCACCTTCGACCACGACTGCCGCGAGGGAATCTGCGGAACCTGTGGCATGGTGATCAACGGATCGCCGCACGGGCCGAAGAAGATGACGACCACGTGCCAACTCCACATGCGCTCGTTCTCCGACGGCGACGAACTCTGGATCGAGCCGTGGCGGGCATCGGCGTTCCCCGTGGTCCGGGACCTCATGGTCGACCGCTCGTCCTTCGATCGCATCATCGAGGCCGGGGGCTACGTGTCGGTGAACACCGGTGGCGTCGTCGACGCCAACGCGATCCCGATCCAGAAGCCGGTGGCCGACCGCGCCTTCGACGCCGCCACCTGCATCGGCTGTGGAGCCTGCGTGGCGGCCTGCCCCAACGCGTCGGCCAGCCTGTTCACCGCGGCCAAGGTCGCACACCTGGGGATGCTGCCCCAGGGCCAACCCGAACGTCTTCAGCGCGGCCAGGAAATGGTCACGCAGATGGACGACGAAGGTTTCGGCCACTGCACGAACCACGGCGAGTGCGAAGCCGCCTGCCCGAAGGGCATCAGCGTGGACTTCATCGCCCTGATGAACCGAGACCTCGCCCGGGGCGTCACCAGGCAGCCGATCGAACACTGA